TTTGTGGTAGTCACAGTAGAGGCTCTTGTTCCCCCCCGTTCGGTCCTtgagtggtcggggcttcgacaaGATCCCTCTTTCGGCTATTTGCTGGTAAACTTCCACAATGGGAAGAGTGAGTGGAGTGTAGTTGGTGAACTTTCCGATCCGGGGAAACGATCTGTGTACCTTGGTCGGCCCTGCCTCCCTGGCTTGTTCTTTGTGTCTCTCCCCGTTACCTTGTTGCCTAGGTTGATTGTAGCCGGAGTGCCGTTTATTGGCGGCCacgacctggctgacttcttcgtcATTTATGTATTCCTTAGCCACCGTTTGGATCTCGTGCATCGTCCAAACCGGTTTCGTGGTAAGGTGTTTTCGAAAGTCCTCGTTCAGGAGGCCGTTCGTCAGGCAAAGGctggccaccgagtcggttaGGCCGTCGATTTCCAAGCATTCATCGTTAAAGCGATCCAGGTACTTTCTGGTCGGCTCCCCGGGTCTCTGGGTTATCCCAAGCAGGTTGATCGGGTGTTTTGCCTTTGCTATCCGCGTTGTGAACTGAGCCAAGAAAGCACGGCTGATGTCCAAAAATCCGTAGATGGATCCCTGCGGGAGGCCGTTAAACCACCGGATCGCTGGCCCGGCTAGGGTGACTGGGAAGGCCCGGCACCTCACCTCGTCCCCTACTCCCTCCAGATTCATTCTAGCCTCGAAAGCCGTGAGGTGTTCCAGAGGGTCTTGAgttccatcgtacctcatgtccgtcggTTTGTCGAAGTGCTTCGGCAACCGGACCTCAAGGATGGACCGATGGAACGGGGTGGCGCCCATTATCACGGGTTGCCACGTCCTCACAGGCGTTCCTTCCCCACCTTCTCGATCTTGTCCGGTGTGGTACGTTTCCTTACCTTGGGAGTAGATGATTGTGTCGTTTCGTCTCCTCGGGATGGGAGAGTCTTCTCGGGTGCTTTCCGCTTCCGTTCTGGAAGCGGAGGTGTGCCGGGGGTGGCTTCGGTGGGAATCTCTCTCCCGGCTCTCCGGGGATGGGGAGTAAGTAGGATCGGTGGTCCGCCGATCGTGCTCCTGATCAGCTAGTTGTCATTCCAGATTCTGGACTCTGTGGCATAGCTCTTGCATTATTCGGGCGCTGTCACCGCCAGTTCCTCCAAAAGGTCGCGTCTCTCGCGTCCTTATTCGCGGTTCAATGTGTTACCGGGGGGACCTTCGCCGTCCTCCCGGTGATGCGACAGAGGCTGCCGTCTTTGCCCCGGCTGCTCGGCCTTGGTCTCCAAGGCCCGGCACAACTTCCATAACGTCCCcatagacggcgccaatgttcggtagggCGGTTACCGGACAATTCGGGTGGATGTTTGGGGGAGTGAGAACGCTTCAATTGTGGTCGTGCTGGGTTCGGATCTGCCGGGTAGCCGAGCTCTTGTTGAGGAAAAagagggggtgtcacctgcaaagacactccgacgctctagtcagctaGTGTGCAGGCGGGgaataggttaggtggaaagtgtgacgtaccttgggggagggtaGGACCCTTCCCTTATATACCATGTCAGGTGTGGGCCCCAAGAGGGCAGAACCCAACTTCTTCGAAGCTTCCTTGCACAGCTGTGGCAGCCAGCTGTCCCGAATGGATGCGCGGGTCGGATAGGTTCGGGTCACCTAACCGTTGAGGTCGGGTGGTGCTCGGGTCGGGTAGGCCCAAGTTCTTTCTTGGGTCGGGCCGtaacaatattaatatatatttttatatgattgaTATTTTAATTAGGTAATTCCTAGTATAAATCTGATAAAAATCTAAtaccattttttttgttttaattttttacggtatttttaatagataaaaaactgttgtgtatttgaattttttttaaaaatttgtccaTAGTTAACGAATTACTATATATGTAAGActgaattttaaattcttaatatttACTTAAGCAGATGAATAAATTGATCATTGATTAACTTAAGTAGATACTACCATCTCCTCTTTGCCATTGTTTattgttactattttttttttttttttgttccgaAGAAGTGATTTTATGTTGTGGTCTAGACTCTAGAGCCCAATCGTTTCCCTTTTCTCCAAAACTAAGTGGGAAGCAATAGccaaaaaaacccctaaaaatacgCTTGGGTCGCATACCACTTagagtattaaaaaaaatagaatgatagaaattagaaagacaaaaacaatgatgacgaaaaaataaaaagagagagagagaaaaagcaaatTTAGAAGAATTATGGAGTATTCACCCTTGACCCTCACCTTTAGGGAGTGTAGTGAAATGGCTGACTGGAATGTGGCTAATTGTTTGTGAGAGCCTCAGAAAATTTTAGTAGTACgaataaaattatataaggataatttctatttttaaaggGTATAGATAAATTTACAAATGCTATATAACTTTATGATAAATAATATGCTTTCTCATCTCAACAAACTATTGAAATAAAAAGCctaataatttcaattatatgtgagaaattaagtttcaatttgacataattaattaataggtTACTAGGTTAGTGTCGCAAACTccgttaaaaataattattttattaagttagtttatttatttatttttagttttgataTTAGATTAAATTTGACAAGATAATTATTATAGtatgttaaatttaataaatatattttctttaacgtaaattaaaacaatttatattttattgtcgaACAAACACAAATATGTATAAGAAAATTTTGTGGGGCAAATGCTCCCCCTCACGTACACATGGGTCCGTacctgaaaaatattttataaaaaatattttattatttgttattattataaaattatgaaaaataaataactaaataaataaataaataaataatagaaaatgcAAATCAAAGAGTATGATAATATCATTTCGCCAATTTCAAGGCAActcttatcttcttctttttttcttttttctttttttttgatgaTAGGCAACTCTTATCTTCTATTATCCCTGTATATAGCTGAATGGCTGATACTGTTAAAATGATCTAAGCtggaaaaaaaaacaaacactTTAATTATTCTTGCATTAATAAAGTTAtcattcaattttattattaataaaaatatttttaagtaacttaaaaatatataaaaaatatctcatcgtgataaaaatcttattttattaacgaaaaactaatataatttgtTTGtcaataatatcataattttatttgatacaaaaaaaattatttatcatattatttttttcgatTAACATAAAATATTTCAGTATATGAGtatgtattattatatttttaaataatttaaaaatattttttagataacaaaatttaaaaatatttttgttaacgacaaaataattttaataatttgctcaaaaaaaaatatcatttaactaACATGTATAAAACAAAAAGCAATATTATTAGAGTAATTTAATAAAACTtacttataattttaatataactatttatttaattcttgaatgctattcttgtttgttatttaattaaaaagtttaGAGAACTTaaaacaatttttatattttctaactaaagtttttgaatttttattattcagctaaaaaatcaacaaagttcaaaataatttttatgctaaaattttgttttaataattttttatttattgttcaaCTAACTACACaagatatatatgttatttttatctttcttccAAAGTTTTTTTTAACTTAGTAATCACTTTTTACTTATTATcatcactaataataataaataaaaaatattaggtgagcaaatatttttaaaataaatctaaataaattttatgaatattttttatgtcttttttttaagCAACCTTCACTTACATCGTCTTTAGTTTTTTTCAATTCCGTTTTTTATTTATccattttcctcttttttttgcattactttttctttctcttttcccttcttctatatcatcattatttttccttcttctatatcatcattatcatcatgtaTTTCTCCTTTTCTCTCAAAAaagaacaataattaaaaaaaaaaagaaaaaacaatgatATAGCAACATACAAGTCTTTATCATAGATAaagtatttactattttttttagctacggtattttttaattcaaaaattaatgattaatttatcACAGATTTTAACTCTATTTATAAGTTTATTATTGGCTAATAAATTACTACACATACAAAACAAATTTTAAAccactaatatttatttaaacagacAAGTATCCACTGCCTAATTAAAGATTTAATGGAATAAAAGATAGATATATAAACTAAGAGAAAAgaacacacacatacatatatatatatataaaggaattTATGtgctatttaaaaattttgactattatagatttactttttagtttttacatgTGTCCTCTTATTGAAATTTTTGTGTCacttaaaatttttctatgttgcTTTGTCAGTTTCATAAGCATTCAATTTGAAgaatatgtgttttttttttcaaataaaaatgaaCTCAATAActcaaatatttcttttaattaatagtGTTAagtgtgatattttattatttaatatttttttcacatttatttttgTGCTTATTTAAATAGTATATGCTAAGAGAATATAAAAATTTACTTGTTGCAATTTATGGTAAGAGAATATAGTATcatgtgttattttttatttttgataattttttattagttaaaattttttttctattatggttaaaaaatttatattattttttaataaatcatgtataattaaaaatttttcctttttttattttacctttaaaataatgaaaaagagaagaaataagtaaaaataaaaataataataattgtttttaTGGTTAaacatatataattgtttttatgtaaaaataaaaataataataataaaaaattattaaatcataatttaattaaatttataaaattatttaataaatttttattattaatattatataaagataattgtatacgagtttttattaaaaaaataatacataaaaaaacaacaaaacatagcagcaataatagaaaaaaaaaaagaaaaatatgcagaGAAAAAATGTGTGATTTATACGCACGCTATGTGAAGATGTTTTTTTAGATTTTGACtaatttaagtaatttaattAGTGGTGGGAgagaagaatgaatgaatgatgaatGGATACCTACTTCCATAAAGAGATGCAATAATGATAATATACATTTCATTTAATATTGCCAGCAACCTTTCCAACCGATTTCCAATTTTTTGTCGACGAAAAgtttttaagttatttatttgaaCGGCGCTAAACTAAATGTTATTTAAATACCAATGCAAATTGGCACAGATAAATGAGGATCTGTATCTTTTAACTATCTCTTTCGGATTCGATATTCATTGGAGAATGAAAATATAACTTGTTTACTTGAAAGGATCACCTACTTTGTATATCTCTGCAGTACTTGAAGAATTAGTCATTGGACTTTCAAACTGATGGATACCCTGgtataaactaaaaaattaaatattatttaaattatattatttgaaattatttttaaataaaaaattattaaaattgatataaatttaaataattatttatattattctattttaaatatttaaaaaaattctaattatttttactaattttaatatttgttagtattcttttaattatattttttattatttataattttaatattatttttttaaaaattatttaatttaattttttaataaaattaatagaatcataaTACAAAAAAAGGTTCTAtacaaaatgaaataataaaaatgataaaaaaagctcatataaaaaaaaataagaactcaacaaaaaataataacatacacgagttcataaaaaaaacaaaatttatgagATGAATAATGAAGAGCAAAATTTAATAATCATAacagttaaaattttaattttaggtgAACACAAATTAGATTATAAAATCACGTTTATTTTCAGAAAAAATAAAAGTAGTCAAACACACAAAtaaaacttattttaaattagaaGTGATTAAATTCAAATTGATTCAAATTGAACTCTCATCTAATCTAAtccaaactaaaaattaattaaaatcacattaatttaaatttgattagattctatattttacaaattttataaattagatcgaaattaatttgattggattctatattTTACAAATTGTATAGATTGAATCGGATTTTAGATCTATTTTTTAAAACCGATTCCATCCAATCTAAATCACACAatatgctataatattattatatttataatatatttaatttattatatatttttatattatttatattttattattatttaataaatattttatattcaaaataatttttatttatttattttaattaatttatacttttaattttattgttacattattattgattttttaaaatattattaagatttattattttattattagttatttaaaatttaatattaaaatttattatgtatatttaattttttttaatttataaaactgCACTCTAATCTTATCGAAATCTCTTAAAATttgattgaatttaaaaaaaaaaagtcatcgAATCCAAATCACATTATAAGTAACGTTAATGTATTTTTTACTCGCAAACAGCCTGCTAATCAAACGTACTCTTTCTCAGCGGCAGTTACTGCTTTCACTTTCCAAACCAAGTCATAACATACATtactgaagaaaaaaaaaaaaatacatattagaacCAAACCAAGATACAGTATAATAAACCAATATATATCACCACCAGCGTTTTGCTTTCTTAGATTCTTAGAGAGTGTTTGTAAGAATGGGTCACACAACCTTGGAAGTTGGAGCTGATGGGGTTggcatcatcaccatcatcaatccCCCTGTTAATTCTCTCTCCTTTGATGGTATTTCCTATTCCCTTTCCATTTTCCAGTTTGCTAACTTcggtttcgttttttttttttttttttttttcaaattctcaaTTACCCTTTTTTCCTTATGTCTTAAAGATTCAaactttgttatttttattttctttttattatattagagCTATGatcccccccctctctctctctctctctccaattctttgcatttttattatattaatgatCGTCTCTGTTGTGTGGATATCTAGTTTTGAGCAGTTTAAAGGAGAATTTTGATCAGGCTTTACACAGAGATGATGTCAAGGCAATTGTTGTTACAGGTATTGCAAGAGTTTCTGAATTGAGCTTCTTTCTAAGCATGGTGATTGGTCAAATAGTAGAGACTTGCAATACTGCAATTTGTTCTGTTTAAGTAATTTAATGATATAGGTTTGTGCTTTGTAGGATTTGATGTAGAAACTAGAAAGCAGTAACAGGTAGGTTATTTATTAGAGCCTATTTTCTAGGTGTAGAAGGTAACTAGGCGCAACAACTTCAATGACTAGGGTTGGGGCTAGCTAGATTAATTAGTCAATGTTTGGGTTTGGTTGAAGATATAAACAAAGTTGAATAACTTGTATAAGGAGAGGAAGTACATTTTAAATAGCAGTCAACAAAGCTTCAAGGTCTTATCTAATTAATCCTTTATAAGTTTATAGTATTTCTGATCCTTTTTATTGCTTAGCAAAATCTTATTTATATAAACATCAATAACCTAATACATGTTAAGCTTTCCACCCCATGTTGTCTAAACTATAGTCATTTGTATGATTGTAATATTTAGATTAATGTTAAACTATATAAACATCAAGCAGCTAGCATTCTGGGAAGTCTTTATCTTCAACAAGAGATAGTTTTTCCTTTCCAAAATGACCTAAACTATGGCTTATAGTTAAATCTTTGTTGTTGTATCAGGTGCAAAGGGCAAATTTTCTGGTGGTTTTGATATTGCTGGTTTTAGTAGAATTCAAGCGGGAAAAGGTAATTGATTGGGAAATAATGTGTGTTTTtgtgtgtgtgcttgtgtggttatttctattttagtaattatgtTTTTGTTTATCTCCGTACATAGAGATTTCAAACCCGAGTTTGCTATCAGTTGAAATCATCACTGACACTGTGGAAGGTAACTAAAACTTAATTTCATGTTAATTCCTTTTTTCTTTGGCTAATCAGTTTCTTATTTAAATTACTTTCAATCTATTCACTTCACCTCTCAGCGGCAAAGAAACCTACAGTTGCTGCCATCGATGGTCTTGCCCTGGGTGGGGGGTTAGAGCTTGCAATGGTATGTTTTTCCTATGGTTTATGATAAGAAAATgccattgttttctttttttacccCATAGAAATGAATTGCCCATTTTTCTTCTTACAGGCATGCACGACTCGGTTATCGACCCCAACTGCTCAACTAGGTTTGCCCGAACTTCAGCTGGGGTTAATTCCCGGGTTTGGAGGTACTGATACTTTCATTATCAGTTGAACATTGCTCGTGTTATTAACCAAAATCAATGTTTTTGTCTATTAtatgctttattgaatctttttgTTTGACATGTATGTATTACAAACGGCTGCTAACTAGCATGCTTCATGAGTAATTAATCTATGTTATCGAACTTTCTTGCAAAAGATATCAGTTTAAAGACTACTATGTTGATTAAGTCTTTGATGGTcaacaaaaattgaagaaaaggTTAGGCCATGAATAACAATGCATAGTCTTGAGAGTTCTAGCAATAACCCTAATAAAGAAATTGCCATGAGGTGCAAAATTTTCAGTagcattataattattaatctGGAATTGATCAATCTTTGTAGGGACGCAACGACTACCTCGTCTTGTTGGCCTGGCAAAGGCCCTTGAGATGATGCTGGTATGCTGTATTTTATTgcttccttttcttgtttgaaCTTTGCCATTCCTTCGGTGAAGAACTGAACTGAAATTTGTATGTCCAAACTCAAGGTTAGCGTTCACAGAGAGACCGTGTTCACTGTGCTACATTTAAATTCCAATGGTCAACAATCTTTTGGTTCATTTCTACATCCTGAATGAATTGCATTATTCTTGTTCCTAGAGAGATGTAATTTCTACCTACTTTTCTGTGGTTGTCGATTAATTATTTTCCACATTTTGTTTTCTTGAATGAAGACCTCAAAGGCAGTTAAGGGGGAGGAAGCTTGTAGTTTGGGGCTTGTAGATGCTGTAGTATCACCTGATCAGTTGGTGAACACTGCACGGCAATGGGCTCTGGATATCTTGGAACGCCGACGACCATGGCTTTGTAGTCTTTACAGGACTGACAAAATAGAACCCCTTGGGGAAGCAAGAGAGATATTGAAGTTTGCAAGAGATCAGGCACGAAAGCGGGCACCTAATCTGACTCACCCTTTGGTTTGCATTGATGCGATCGAGACAGGAATAGTTTCTGGTCCTCGTGCAGGACTCTATAAGGTTGTCAACTGTCTCCGTTATTGCTTTTCCTCATTCCTATTATTGTTGCAGAAACGTGTATGAAACTGTCATATCTTGGCAGGAAGCTGAAGTCTTTGAA
The sequence above is drawn from the Arachis hypogaea cultivar Tifrunner chromosome 4, arahy.Tifrunner.gnm2.J5K5, whole genome shotgun sequence genome and encodes:
- the LOC112794709 gene encoding uncharacterized protein — its product is MGATPFHRSILEVRLPKHFDKPTDMRYDGTQDPLEHLTAFEARMNLEGVGDEVRCRAFPVTLAGPAIRWFNGLPQGSIYGFLDISRAFLAQFTTRIAKAKHPINLLGITQRPGEPTRKYLDRFNDECLEIDGLTDSVASLCLTNGLLNEDFRKHLTTKPVWTMHEIQTVAKEYINDEEVSQVVAANKRHSGYNQPRQQGNGERHKEQAREAGPTKVHRSFPRIGKFTNYTPLTLPIVEVYQQIAERGILSKPRPLKDRTGGNKSLYCDYHKGYGHQTRDCFDLRDALEQAIRDGKLSEFSHLIREPRRRQRDQDNEEAKTRAAKRRQEPEDKDHGLTVINVVTAKNSAPRSRSAHKKDAKVLAISSAPMRSSKRPPCVSFGPEDQWFDEAPENPLMVITARVGTGLVKRILVDTGADSNTMFRNVFNALGLRDADLSSHQHGVIGLGDHFIKPDGVISLLISVGQAQGRRSAMAEFVVL